One window from the genome of Bacteroidales bacterium encodes:
- a CDS encoding glycosyltransferase family 4 protein, translated as MKILFLCNKNPYPERDGGCMGMNVYIKEAARLGNYVKVLAVNSEKNFTDPDCIPDDYKNAVDYESVMLDMRVKPFRFFTTIFTGKSPHIIRFISKDFEKKIIEILKSEDFDLVMFESIFVCPYLDIVRANSNAKIVLRAHNIEFKIWERTSKATKNILKKILLIHVYRTLRKYELRVINEVDMISSVSSVDAEYLRKHTKIPVYVLPAGFDMDAVNVPDNVEEEKNTVFHIGAMDWAPNIEGINYLLEKIWPLIHKENNNIKLHLAGRNMQQSLLCLQKENVIIDGEVPDAKEYMLSKQIMIVPLLSGSGMRVKIIEGMMLGKAIVATSIGAEGIECENGKDILIADTPENFTECVLKLIEDAEFCMNIEKNAKQTAYSKYNVREIYPKFLKEVEKLSAVNPVT; from the coding sequence ATGAAAATTTTATTTTTATGTAATAAAAATCCTTATCCGGAGCGCGACGGCGGTTGTATGGGGATGAATGTGTATATTAAGGAAGCTGCCAGGCTCGGCAATTATGTAAAAGTATTAGCTGTTAATTCTGAAAAGAATTTCACAGATCCAGATTGCATTCCCGATGATTATAAAAATGCTGTAGATTATGAATCGGTTATGCTTGATATGAGAGTAAAACCTTTTAGGTTTTTTACTACTATTTTTACAGGAAAATCACCGCATATTATAAGATTTATTTCTAAGGATTTTGAAAAAAAAATAATCGAAATACTAAAATCTGAAGATTTCGATTTGGTTATGTTCGAATCAATTTTCGTTTGTCCGTATCTTGATATTGTAAGAGCAAATTCTAATGCTAAAATAGTTTTGAGAGCTCATAATATCGAATTTAAAATATGGGAAAGGACAAGTAAGGCTACAAAAAATATTTTGAAAAAGATTTTATTGATACATGTTTACAGAACTTTACGTAAATATGAATTGAGGGTTATTAATGAAGTTGATATGATTTCTTCCGTAAGTTCTGTTGATGCCGAATATTTGAGGAAACACACTAAAATACCTGTTTATGTTTTACCTGCCGGTTTTGATATGGATGCTGTTAATGTTCCGGATAATGTTGAAGAAGAGAAAAATACTGTATTTCACATAGGTGCAATGGATTGGGCGCCTAATATAGAAGGTATAAATTATTTGCTTGAAAAAATATGGCCGTTAATCCATAAGGAAAATAATAATATTAAGCTTCATCTTGCGGGAAGAAATATGCAGCAAAGTTTATTATGCCTTCAAAAGGAAAATGTTATAATTGACGGTGAAGTTCCTGATGCAAAAGAATATATGCTCTCAAAGCAAATTATGATTGTGCCGTTGCTTTCTGGTAGCGGAATGCGTGTGAAAATTATTGAAGGAATGATGTTGGGAAAAGCAATTGTTGCTACAAGTATCGGTGCCGAAGGAATTGAATGTGAAAACGGAAAGGATATACTTATTGCCGATACTCCAGAAAATTTCACCGAATGTGTTTTAAAACTTATTGAAGATGCTGAGTTTTGTATGAATATTGAGAAGAATGCAAAACAAACGGCATATTCCAAGTATAATGTAAGAGAAATTTATCCGAAATTTTTAAAAGAAGTAGAAAAACTTTCTGCTGTCAACCCCGTAACTTAG
- a CDS encoding LptF/LptG family permease, which yields MLKRFDIYLLKSFIGPLIITSIIGDFILLMQFFWAYVDELVGKGLEWYVIAELMLYASATFVPMALPIGVLLASLMVFGNLGERYELVALKSAGVSLKRILKPLIFLIAGLSLFSFYFCNDILPRANLKFDSIFYDIRRKKMAFNLTEGVFYNDIEGYVIRANKKDKDDKTLYGVMLYKHKDNKGINDNVTFAEVGVMEVTEDGSNLILTLYDGYNYDDSNSKDNQEKLPFKRVEFEKEILVFDLSQFDLSRSDEDLRRNHFRNLNFGQLNTEIAKLDSVQVRAYDLFVKERGNRYLSVNQIDTLKYSSNDTSDLCNFVMPLLDNYELKEQQKIIIKALEHARSIKSTQTVKRTNYTFTKYKMNQHKVEFNRRCALAFACLVMFFVGAPLGAIIRKGGLGLPLVLSTAIFIAYYIILTSCQKAVLEGELNPFFGIWMANFIIMPFGIFLTAKATTDAPILDRDSWEKNYKKFIAFFKRNKNNRDEIIKYD from the coding sequence GTGTTAAAGCGTTTCGATATATATTTACTTAAATCCTTTATAGGTCCGTTAATTATTACATCAATCATTGGTGATTTTATATTGTTGATGCAATTTTTTTGGGCTTATGTTGATGAATTAGTGGGTAAAGGTTTGGAGTGGTATGTTATTGCAGAATTAATGCTTTACGCATCAGCTACTTTTGTGCCGATGGCTTTGCCTATTGGCGTGTTGCTCGCTTCGCTAATGGTTTTTGGAAATCTGGGAGAAAGATATGAATTAGTTGCACTTAAGAGTGCGGGAGTTTCTTTGAAAAGAATTTTAAAGCCATTGATTTTTCTAATTGCCGGATTATCACTTTTTTCTTTTTATTTCTGTAATGATATTTTACCTCGAGCCAATCTTAAATTCGATTCTATTTTTTACGATATAAGACGAAAAAAGATGGCATTTAATCTTACAGAAGGTGTGTTTTATAATGATATTGAAGGTTATGTTATTCGAGCAAATAAGAAGGATAAGGATGATAAAACGTTGTACGGAGTAATGTTGTATAAACACAAGGATAATAAGGGAATAAACGATAATGTTACTTTTGCGGAAGTTGGGGTTATGGAAGTTACGGAAGACGGTTCAAATTTGATTTTGACTTTATACGACGGATATAATTATGACGATTCTAATAGTAAGGATAATCAGGAAAAATTGCCGTTTAAACGAGTAGAATTTGAAAAAGAAATCTTAGTTTTTGACTTGTCTCAATTTGATTTGAGTAGGAGTGATGAAGATTTGAGAAGGAACCATTTTAGAAATTTGAATTTCGGACAATTGAATACTGAGATTGCGAAATTAGACAGTGTTCAGGTAAGGGCTTATGATCTTTTTGTTAAGGAACGCGGTAATAGATATCTTAGTGTTAATCAAATTGATACTCTTAAGTATAGCAGTAATGATACTTCGGATCTTTGCAATTTCGTTATGCCGCTTTTAGATAATTATGAATTAAAAGAACAGCAGAAAATTATTATTAAGGCTTTGGAACATGCGCGGAGCATCAAATCCACACAAACCGTTAAAAGAACAAATTATACTTTTACTAAATATAAGATGAACCAACATAAGGTAGAGTTTAATAGAAGATGTGCGTTAGCCTTTGCGTGCCTGGTTATGTTTTTTGTCGGGGCGCCGCTTGGGGCAATAATTCGTAAAGGTGGATTGGGGCTACCTTTGGTACTGTCAACCGCTATATTCATTGCGTATTATATTATTCTTACCTCGTGTCAAAAAGCAGTATTGGAAGGAGAACTTAACCCGTTCTTCGGAATATGGATGGCAAATTTTATTATTATGCCTTTCGGAATTTTCTTAACTGCGAAAGCAACAACAGATGCTCCTATATTAGACAGAGATTCATGGGAAAAGAATTATAAAAAGTTTATAGCTTTCTTTAAGAGAAATAAGAATAATCGGGATGAAATAATTAAGTATGATTAG
- the fabG gene encoding 3-oxoacyl-[acyl-carrier-protein] reductase: protein MKLLENKTAVITGGARGIGKAIAMKYAQEGANVAFIDLHYDESAIETEKELLSFGTKCKAYAGNVVDSEAMNLIIEDIVANFGKIDILVNNAGITRDKLLMRMTEEDWDMVINVNLKSAFIMIKTVQSHMIKQREGVIINMSSVVGISGNAGQTNYSASKAGLIGFTKSIAKELGSRNIRCNAIAPGFIETVMTKQLSEDVINDYLKKIPLRKPGKPEDVANLATFLASDMASYITGQVITVCGGLQI, encoded by the coding sequence ATGAAATTATTAGAAAACAAAACAGCTGTAATTACAGGCGGTGCTCGCGGAATCGGCAAGGCTATCGCGATGAAATATGCACAAGAAGGTGCAAATGTTGCTTTTATAGATTTACATTACGATGAATCGGCTATTGAAACAGAAAAAGAACTTCTGAGTTTCGGAACAAAATGTAAAGCTTATGCCGGTAATGTAGTTGACAGCGAAGCTATGAATCTTATTATTGAGGATATTGTTGCTAATTTCGGCAAAATAGACATCCTTGTTAATAATGCGGGTATTACTCGCGACAAATTACTTATGAGAATGACGGAAGAAGATTGGGATATGGTTATCAATGTAAATCTAAAATCTGCTTTTATCATGATTAAAACGGTTCAATCTCATATGATTAAACAACGCGAAGGTGTTATTATTAACATGTCATCAGTTGTCGGTATTTCGGGAAATGCAGGTCAAACAAATTATTCCGCATCAAAAGCCGGATTAATAGGTTTTACAAAATCAATAGCTAAAGAGTTAGGTTCAAGAAACATCCGTTGTAATGCAATTGCTCCCGGGTTTATTGAAACCGTAATGACCAAACAGCTTTCCGAAGACGTAATAAACGACTACCTTAAAAAGATTCCTTTGCGTAAACCCGGTAAACCCGAAGACGTGGCAAATCTTGCGACATTCTTAGCATCAGATATGGCGAGTTATATTACAGGTCAGGTCATTACTGTTTGCGGAGGACTTCAAATATAA